The Iamia majanohamensis genome window below encodes:
- a CDS encoding amidase: MDDLHHLDATAQADLVRSGEVSPTELVSAAVARAEATGGDLNAIIHPRYEEAVAEAGGDLPDGPFRGVPFVLKDLDGTAAGLPLHMGTKVLRDHGYRAPADDTLAERFRAAGLVVIGKTNTPELGLIPSTEPEATGPTHNPWDLTRTAGGSSGGSAAAVAAEVVPMGHAGDGGGSIRIPASCCGLVGLKPSRGRVPVGPEVGEAWAGLVTRLAVTRSVRDTAAVLDAVAGKAVGDPYWAPPPARPYAEEVGADPGSLRIGWISQPPDGSAETEPDVALAVGRTAAALEALGHRVEQAAPPALADGSFVAHFLTCFGAWTARELDRIGEMVGEPVTEAGVERGTWAIAEMGRTVTAAQYLAGLEGLHRAARAIIGWWEVDGFDLLLTPTIPEVPPTLGQFGSTPDEPLAGVVRSTAMVAFCAAYNVTGQPAISLPLARSTAGVPVGMQLVGAPACEDVLLRVAAQVEAAHPWADRRPPLAG, translated from the coding sequence ATGGACGACCTCCACCACCTCGACGCCACCGCCCAGGCCGACCTGGTCCGCTCCGGGGAGGTGAGCCCCACCGAGCTGGTGTCGGCCGCGGTGGCACGGGCCGAGGCCACCGGTGGCGACCTCAACGCCATCATCCACCCCCGCTACGAGGAGGCGGTGGCCGAGGCCGGTGGCGACCTGCCCGACGGGCCGTTCCGCGGCGTCCCCTTCGTGCTCAAGGACCTCGACGGCACCGCCGCCGGCCTCCCCCTGCACATGGGCACCAAGGTGCTCCGCGACCACGGCTACCGGGCCCCGGCGGACGACACCCTCGCCGAGCGCTTCCGGGCGGCCGGCCTCGTGGTCATCGGCAAGACCAACACGCCGGAGCTGGGGCTCATCCCCTCGACCGAGCCCGAGGCCACCGGCCCCACCCACAACCCGTGGGACCTGACCCGCACGGCGGGAGGCTCCAGCGGGGGCTCGGCCGCCGCCGTCGCGGCCGAGGTGGTGCCGATGGGCCACGCCGGCGACGGCGGGGGGTCCATCCGGATCCCCGCCAGCTGCTGCGGCCTGGTCGGGCTCAAGCCGTCGCGCGGTCGGGTGCCGGTGGGCCCCGAGGTCGGCGAGGCCTGGGCCGGCCTGGTCACCCGCCTGGCCGTGACCCGCTCGGTGCGCGACACCGCCGCCGTGCTCGACGCCGTCGCCGGCAAGGCCGTCGGCGACCCCTACTGGGCGCCGCCGCCGGCGAGGCCCTACGCCGAGGAGGTCGGGGCCGACCCGGGATCGCTCCGCATCGGGTGGATCTCCCAGCCGCCCGACGGCTCGGCCGAGACCGAGCCCGACGTGGCCCTGGCCGTGGGCCGCACCGCCGCCGCGCTCGAGGCGCTCGGCCACCGCGTGGAGCAGGCCGCGCCCCCGGCCCTCGCCGACGGCTCCTTCGTGGCCCACTTCCTCACCTGCTTCGGGGCGTGGACGGCCCGGGAGCTGGACCGCATCGGCGAGATGGTGGGCGAGCCGGTGACCGAGGCCGGCGTCGAGCGGGGCACCTGGGCCATCGCCGAGATGGGGAGGACGGTCACCGCCGCGCAGTACCTGGCCGGGCTCGAGGGCCTGCACCGGGCGGCCCGGGCGATCATCGGCTGGTGGGAGGTCGACGGCTTCGACCTCCTGCTCACCCCGACGATCCCCGAGGTGCCGCCCACGCTCGGCCAGTTCGGCTCGACCCCCGACGAGCCCCTCGCCGGGGTCGTGCGCTCGACCGCCATGGTCGCCTTCTGCGCCGCCTACAACGTCACCGGCCAGCCCGCCATCTCGCTCCCCCTGGCCCGCAGCACCGCCGGTGTCCCCGTCGGCATGCAGCTGGTCGGGGCCCCGGCCTGCGAGGACGTGCTCCTGCGGGTGGCCGCGCAGGTCGAGGCGGCCCACCCCTGGGCCGACCGGCGACCCCCTCTGGCGGGCTGA
- a CDS encoding DNA-formamidopyrimidine glycosylase family protein codes for MPEGDTIWRTAARLRPALAGQTLQRFDAPRLQGDRPRPGVEVEEVEAVGKHVLVHFAGGLSLDTHMRMTGSWHLYRPGERWRKPRHLLRCRLVVPSWEAVCFSAPVVRTYRRDGRAGPLGPGDDPVAHLGPDLCRTDVDLEEALRRMEEVPEPGTTIAEVLLDQTVVAGIGNVYKSEVCFGCGLDPFTPIEDVPPDLRRRLLELAARLLRHNLTTTRRTTTDGGVGAVAVYGRQRQGCRRCGTPVRMVHHGAQARSTYWCPTCQRRPGGRRAPAPATVRWTS; via the coding sequence ATGCCCGAGGGCGACACCATCTGGCGCACCGCGGCCCGCCTCCGCCCCGCCCTGGCCGGCCAGACCCTGCAGCGCTTCGACGCCCCCCGCCTCCAGGGCGACCGGCCCCGACCGGGCGTCGAGGTGGAGGAGGTGGAGGCGGTGGGCAAGCACGTCCTCGTCCACTTCGCCGGCGGGCTGTCGCTCGACACCCACATGCGAATGACCGGCTCGTGGCACCTGTACCGGCCGGGGGAGCGGTGGCGGAAGCCGCGCCACCTGCTCCGGTGCCGGCTGGTGGTGCCGTCGTGGGAGGCGGTGTGCTTCAGCGCCCCGGTGGTGCGGACCTACCGCCGCGACGGACGGGCCGGGCCGCTCGGTCCCGGCGACGACCCCGTGGCCCACCTCGGGCCCGACCTGTGCCGGACCGACGTCGACCTGGAGGAGGCGCTGCGGCGCATGGAGGAGGTCCCGGAGCCGGGGACGACCATCGCCGAGGTGCTGCTCGACCAGACCGTGGTGGCCGGCATCGGCAACGTCTACAAGAGCGAGGTCTGCTTCGGCTGCGGCCTCGACCCGTTCACCCCGATCGAGGACGTGCCGCCGGACCTGCGGCGCCGCCTGCTCGAGCTGGCCGCCCGCCTGCTCCGCCACAACCTGACCACCACGCGCCGCACCACCACCGACGGCGGGGTCGGCGCCGTCGCCGTCTACGGCCGCCAGCGCCAGGGCTGCCGCCGGTGCGGCACGCCGGTGCGGATGGTCCACCACGGGGCCCAGGCCCGGTCGACCTACTGGTGCCCGACGTGCCAGCGCCGGCCCGGGGGGCGGCGCGCGCCCGCCCCGGCGACGGTACGGTGGACCTCGTGA
- a CDS encoding NAD(P)/FAD-dependent oxidoreductase, with translation MNGRTRVVVVGAGFGGLATAKGLEDAPVDVTIVDRHNFHTFQPLLYQVATSGLNPADVAYPVRGIFQRQANVRFRRAGVTAVDWDAGTLALSQGEDIPFDRLVVSAGATVNDFGIPGVAEHGFPLYVLPDAVRLRNHILGRFEAADADPSVVDDGGLTFVVVGGGPTGVEVAGALAELIEKVLDRDFRGSRVDVRRAHVVLVEMVDSLLPPFHPSSQHHARTTLMRRGVEVRTGTSVAEVTGTRVRLEGGDEIPCHTLVWAAGVKAVPLAAALDAPTGPGGRVSVEPDLRLPGHPEAFVIGDMAAIDDGEGGLLPGVAQVAMQGGHHVADLITREAVGEGDVHEPFRYRDKGSMATIGRRAAVAELPGGLRLSGTPAWISWLGLHLLYLMGFRNRVSVFVNWAWNYLTWDRGARLILGSGEGDTSLPGEDEDDEAQTSA, from the coding sequence GTGAACGGTCGCACAAGGGTCGTGGTGGTGGGTGCCGGCTTCGGGGGCCTGGCCACGGCCAAGGGCCTCGAGGACGCCCCGGTCGACGTCACCATCGTCGACCGCCACAACTTCCACACCTTCCAGCCCCTGCTCTACCAGGTGGCCACCTCGGGCCTGAACCCGGCCGACGTCGCCTACCCGGTGCGCGGCATCTTCCAGCGCCAGGCCAACGTGCGCTTCCGCCGGGCCGGGGTCACCGCCGTCGACTGGGACGCGGGCACCCTCGCCCTCTCCCAGGGCGAGGACATCCCGTTCGACCGCCTCGTGGTGTCCGCCGGCGCGACCGTCAACGACTTCGGCATCCCCGGTGTGGCCGAGCACGGCTTCCCGCTCTACGTCCTGCCCGACGCGGTGCGCCTCCGGAACCACATCCTGGGCCGCTTCGAGGCGGCCGACGCCGACCCCTCGGTGGTCGACGACGGCGGGCTCACCTTCGTGGTCGTCGGCGGCGGCCCCACCGGCGTGGAGGTGGCCGGGGCGCTGGCCGAGCTGATCGAGAAGGTGCTCGACCGGGACTTCCGGGGCAGCCGGGTCGACGTGCGCCGGGCCCACGTGGTCCTGGTGGAGATGGTCGACTCCCTGCTGCCGCCGTTCCACCCGTCGTCGCAGCACCACGCCCGCACGACCCTGATGCGCCGGGGCGTCGAGGTCCGCACCGGCACGTCGGTGGCCGAGGTGACCGGCACCCGGGTGCGCCTGGAGGGGGGCGACGAGATCCCCTGCCACACGCTGGTCTGGGCCGCCGGGGTGAAGGCGGTGCCCCTGGCGGCCGCGCTCGACGCCCCCACCGGCCCCGGCGGACGGGTGTCGGTGGAGCCCGACCTCCGGCTGCCCGGCCACCCCGAGGCCTTCGTCATCGGCGACATGGCGGCGATCGACGACGGCGAGGGCGGTCTGCTCCCGGGCGTGGCCCAGGTGGCCATGCAGGGCGGCCACCACGTGGCCGACCTCATCACCCGCGAAGCGGTCGGCGAGGGCGACGTCCACGAGCCGTTCCGCTACCGCGACAAGGGCTCCATGGCCACCATCGGCCGCCGCGCCGCGGTCGCCGAGCTCCCCGGCGGGCTGCGCCTCAGCGGCACCCCGGCGTGGATCTCGTGGCTGGGCCTCCACCTCCTCTACCTGATGGGGTTCCGCAACCGGGTGTCGGTGTTCGTCAACTGGGCGTGGAACTACCTCACCTGGGACCGGGGGGCCCGGCTGATCCTCGGCTCGGGCGAGGGCGACACCAGCCTCCCCGGCGAGGACGAGGACGACGAGGCGCAGACCTCGGCCTGA
- a CDS encoding cyclase family protein — MAPRRTLDLSHPVADGTVTYPGLPAPVITDHLTREASRDRYAPGVEFQIGRIDMVANTGTYLDVPFHRFGDGHDLAGLDPDRVVDVPGVLVDARGTTAVGPDALPDDVEGLAVLVLTGWDERWGTAAYGDEANPHLTGAGAEALARGGASVVGIDSVNIDAMGDGERPAHTALLDAGVPVVEHLTGLDRLVGTDFRFTALPPAVVGMGTFPVRAVAVCP, encoded by the coding sequence ATGGCCCCCCGGCGCACCCTCGACCTCAGCCACCCGGTCGCCGACGGCACCGTGACCTACCCGGGGCTGCCCGCACCGGTCATCACCGACCACCTCACCCGCGAGGCGTCGCGGGACCGCTACGCCCCCGGCGTCGAGTTCCAGATCGGCCGGATCGACATGGTGGCCAACACCGGCACCTACCTCGACGTGCCCTTCCACCGCTTCGGCGACGGCCACGACCTGGCCGGGCTCGACCCCGACCGGGTGGTCGACGTCCCCGGGGTGCTCGTCGACGCCCGGGGGACGACGGCCGTCGGCCCGGACGCGCTGCCCGACGACGTCGAGGGCCTCGCCGTGCTCGTGCTCACCGGCTGGGACGAGCGCTGGGGCACGGCGGCCTACGGGGACGAGGCCAACCCCCACCTCACCGGGGCCGGGGCCGAGGCGCTGGCCCGCGGGGGCGCCTCGGTGGTCGGCATCGACTCGGTCAACATCGACGCCATGGGCGACGGGGAGCGCCCGGCCCACACCGCCCTCCTCGACGCAGGCGTCCCCGTCGTCGAGCACCTCACCGGCCTCGACCGCCTGGTCGGCACCGACTTCCGGTTCACGGCGCTGCCCCCGGCGGTGGTGGGCATGGGCACCTTCCCCGTCCGGGCCGTGGCCGTCTGCCCCTGA
- a CDS encoding alpha/beta hydrolase family protein: protein MPTPRPRLAAAVLAALVLLVAACSSDDEGSDATTTTAPGGDAAPSAPGEEGGATGVEDLEQWTERGPYGVGSQQLALADGRRVVVWYPAEEGAGTEEPVETFDIASLLNPDLQAQIPAEMRVQYPIPAAPGAEPDASGGPYPVVLFSHGFAGFPEQSADLVTHLASWGYVVAAPDHVERSLSGLLGTAAQGVAEREDVDVLDETLDLVVAQGDDDASPLSGLVDAEQVAVAGHSAGAGAAYRMASSDDRIDAVATYSVGTGGDEGLPEAPDVPALVMLGERDGIIPPEATREVYEGLSAPRYLVEVPDSGHLVFSDLCLIGAEQGGLIGIVEAIELPIPDDLKALGSDGCDTAEYLPADEAFPSIDSLSIAFLDGYLRGDAAAVDALAAWPEDGLPGQPPVTLTVDA, encoded by the coding sequence GTGCCCACGCCTCGCCCCCGCCTCGCCGCCGCCGTGCTCGCCGCCCTCGTCCTGCTGGTCGCCGCCTGCTCGTCCGACGACGAGGGGAGCGACGCCACCACCACGACCGCGCCCGGGGGCGACGCCGCCCCGTCCGCACCGGGCGAGGAGGGCGGGGCCACCGGCGTGGAGGACCTCGAGCAGTGGACCGAGCGGGGGCCCTACGGGGTCGGCTCCCAGCAGCTGGCCCTGGCCGACGGCCGCCGGGTGGTCGTCTGGTACCCGGCCGAGGAGGGGGCGGGGACCGAGGAGCCGGTGGAGACCTTCGACATCGCCTCGCTCCTCAACCCCGACCTGCAGGCCCAGATCCCGGCGGAGATGCGGGTGCAGTACCCGATCCCGGCTGCGCCCGGCGCTGAGCCGGACGCCTCGGGGGGCCCGTACCCCGTCGTGCTGTTCAGCCACGGCTTCGCCGGCTTCCCGGAGCAGTCGGCCGACCTCGTCACCCACCTCGCCTCCTGGGGCTACGTGGTGGCCGCACCCGACCACGTGGAGCGCTCGCTCAGCGGGCTGCTCGGCACCGCGGCCCAGGGCGTGGCCGAGCGGGAGGACGTCGACGTGCTCGACGAGACCCTCGACCTGGTGGTCGCCCAGGGCGACGACGACGCCTCGCCGCTGTCGGGCCTGGTCGACGCCGAGCAGGTCGCCGTCGCCGGGCACTCGGCCGGCGCCGGGGCCGCCTACCGGATGGCCTCCTCCGACGACCGGATCGACGCGGTCGCCACCTACTCGGTCGGCACCGGGGGCGACGAGGGCCTGCCGGAGGCACCGGACGTGCCCGCCCTGGTGATGCTGGGCGAGCGGGACGGCATCATCCCGCCGGAGGCGACCCGGGAGGTCTACGAGGGGCTGTCGGCCCCCCGGTACCTGGTCGAGGTGCCCGACTCCGGGCACCTGGTCTTCAGCGACCTGTGCCTCATCGGCGCCGAGCAGGGTGGGCTGATCGGCATCGTCGAGGCCATCGAGCTGCCCATCCCCGACGACCTGAAGGCGCTGGGCAGCGACGGCTGCGACACCGCCGAGTACCTGCCCGCCGACGAGGCCTTCCCCTCGATCGACTCCCTCTCGATCGCCTTCCTCGACGGCTACCTGCGCGGCGACGCCGCCGCGGTCGACGCCCTGGCCGCCTGGCCCGAGGACGGCCTGCCCGGCCAGCCCCCGGTCACCCTCACCGTCGACGCCTGA
- a CDS encoding BTAD domain-containing putative transcriptional regulator, whose amino-acid sequence MSSVAPPQPLEVSVLGPVRARRAGEDLVLGGRRQRAVLARLALAGGEAVPAARVIDELWLGDPPPSATNTLQSYVSNLRRVLRGPEGQVIERAGDAYRLALPPEALAAARFEALVRGLGTADDADAVAQADEALALWHGPAVADFADEPWAQGDAVRLEELRLAAMEERFDALLASGGHSAAVADLEAAAAAHPLRERFAGQLVLALYRCGRQAEALRAYERTRSHLADELGLDPGPDLVRLADAVLVHDPDLLHAEARVPAADPVARVEATPAAPRARGVLATGILPLPPAVDERRGRTDFVGRDAEMAALEQQWDLVTEGDRRLVLLTGEPGVGKTRLAQRLARMVHEQGGPVLWGRCAAENLIAYQPIAEAVRTAVRMLHPELVRTLIDPRPALGLVLHDTVPSIERAERSERFALYDSLADLTGEVSAAAPVLLVVDDLQWADASTLALLQQVLVDHRSGRLLVLATLRRPAGRPTEEVDRLLADLHRDHLVASVEVEGLSAPDVGALLRTRGVELDAAAVDAVRDRTAGNPFFIEALVDHGDDLVGVDGRSLPTTVRDVLDSRLAAIPADDARVLTAAAIIGLRVDLDLLAEVSGTDPDDLLDVVDRAVASGLLAEDEDLGWVTFPHALVRQALVARTSRNREARIHLAVGSALEARPASPDRAPRVAQHLLAAGRACPPGRAARGALAAAGAAASVAADAEARTWARRAAEVLEGLAPEAREGLDTEADLVVAASSRNLAEVDVARAAVERVHDRAAATGDGLLLARAAQEQALLVGGVGFSFGAVDQELLGRLEEALAALPADHPTERSVLLSWMSIALTGADDQERQAPIAAEAWTLAEGVADRPDVVALAAFARHLAHAGPDGLAERQRVRPVLLEATRDAGWGELELVGLVLGVVDLLEADRVPESEAALEAVRSRLAAGDPRPLFDVYVHFIDAAFALLRGDLAEAEAASARGLEQGEAAHGGNATQAWAGQQYMLANYRSQLGGLIPVVEAMVEEFPTMAVWRVALATCQANAGLLEAARDTYRRTYEGDALPLPQSSTWYTTVCQLAELAWNLDDADLAARLLPLTEPVADRVAVTGMGAVCIGHVARHHGLVLAVLRRDDEAVELLERARRRAEECGFGPWLVRTQVELAAVRERRGGPGDGETAAALRAEAQEGAARLGVHPSLLPDDLRA is encoded by the coding sequence ATGTCGTCGGTCGCACCACCTCAGCCGCTCGAGGTCTCGGTCCTGGGGCCCGTCCGCGCCCGCCGGGCCGGCGAGGACCTGGTCCTCGGCGGGCGTCGCCAGCGGGCCGTGCTCGCCCGCCTGGCCCTCGCCGGCGGGGAGGCGGTGCCCGCAGCCCGGGTGATCGACGAGCTGTGGCTCGGCGACCCGCCGCCGAGCGCCACCAACACCCTCCAGAGCTACGTGTCCAACCTGCGGCGGGTGCTGCGGGGCCCGGAGGGCCAGGTCATCGAGCGGGCCGGCGACGCCTACCGCCTGGCCCTGCCGCCCGAGGCCCTCGCCGCGGCACGCTTCGAGGCCCTGGTCCGGGGGCTGGGGACCGCGGACGACGCCGACGCGGTGGCCCAGGCCGACGAGGCCCTCGCCCTGTGGCACGGGCCCGCGGTGGCGGACTTCGCCGACGAGCCGTGGGCCCAGGGCGACGCCGTCCGCCTGGAGGAGCTCCGCCTGGCCGCCATGGAGGAGCGCTTCGACGCCCTCCTCGCCTCCGGCGGCCACAGCGCCGCGGTCGCCGACCTGGAGGCCGCAGCCGCGGCCCACCCGCTGCGCGAGCGGTTCGCCGGGCAGCTGGTGCTCGCCCTGTACCGCTGCGGCCGCCAGGCCGAGGCCCTGCGGGCCTACGAGCGCACCCGGTCCCACCTGGCCGACGAGCTGGGCCTCGACCCCGGCCCCGACCTGGTGCGCCTGGCCGACGCCGTGCTCGTCCACGACCCCGACCTGCTCCACGCCGAGGCGCGGGTCCCCGCCGCCGACCCCGTCGCCCGGGTCGAGGCGACGCCCGCCGCCCCCCGGGCCCGGGGGGTGCTGGCCACCGGGATCCTGCCCCTGCCACCCGCGGTGGACGAGCGCCGGGGACGCACGGACTTCGTCGGCCGCGACGCCGAGATGGCGGCCCTGGAGCAGCAGTGGGACCTCGTCACCGAGGGCGACCGCCGTCTGGTGCTGCTCACCGGCGAGCCCGGGGTGGGCAAGACCCGCCTGGCCCAGCGCCTGGCCCGCATGGTGCACGAGCAGGGCGGTCCGGTCCTCTGGGGCCGCTGCGCGGCGGAGAACCTGATCGCCTACCAGCCCATCGCCGAGGCGGTGCGGACCGCGGTGCGGATGCTCCACCCCGAGCTGGTCCGCACCCTCATCGACCCCCGCCCGGCGCTCGGGCTCGTCCTCCACGACACGGTGCCGAGCATCGAGCGGGCCGAGCGCTCCGAGCGCTTCGCCCTCTACGACTCGCTGGCGGACCTCACCGGCGAGGTCAGCGCCGCGGCCCCGGTGCTGCTGGTGGTGGACGACCTCCAGTGGGCCGACGCCTCCACCCTGGCCCTCCTCCAGCAGGTGCTGGTCGACCACCGCTCGGGGCGGCTCCTCGTGCTGGCGACCCTGCGCCGCCCGGCCGGTCGCCCCACCGAGGAGGTCGACCGCCTGCTGGCCGACCTCCACCGCGACCACCTGGTGGCGTCGGTCGAGGTCGAGGGCCTGTCGGCGCCGGACGTGGGCGCCCTGCTCCGCACCCGGGGGGTGGAGCTCGACGCCGCAGCCGTCGACGCCGTCCGGGACCGCACCGCCGGCAACCCGTTCTTCATCGAGGCCCTGGTCGACCACGGCGACGACCTGGTCGGGGTCGACGGCCGGTCGCTGCCGACCACCGTGCGCGACGTGCTCGACAGCCGCCTGGCCGCCATCCCCGCCGACGACGCCCGGGTGCTCACCGCGGCCGCGATCATCGGCCTCCGGGTCGACCTCGACCTCCTGGCCGAGGTGAGCGGCACCGACCCCGACGACCTCCTCGACGTGGTCGACCGGGCGGTGGCGTCGGGGCTGCTGGCCGAGGACGAGGACCTGGGCTGGGTCACCTTCCCCCACGCCCTGGTGCGCCAGGCCCTGGTGGCCCGGACCTCGCGCAACCGCGAAGCACGGATCCACCTCGCCGTCGGCTCCGCCCTCGAGGCCCGGCCGGCGTCGCCCGACCGGGCCCCGCGGGTGGCCCAGCACCTGCTCGCCGCGGGGCGGGCGTGCCCGCCGGGGCGCGCCGCCCGCGGCGCCCTCGCCGCGGCCGGCGCGGCGGCCTCGGTGGCGGCCGACGCCGAGGCCCGCACCTGGGCCCGGCGCGCCGCCGAGGTCCTCGAGGGGCTGGCCCCCGAGGCGCGGGAGGGCCTCGACACCGAGGCCGACCTGGTCGTGGCGGCCAGCAGCCGCAACCTGGCCGAGGTGGACGTGGCCCGGGCCGCCGTCGAGCGGGTCCACGACCGGGCCGCGGCGACCGGCGACGGGCTGCTGCTCGCCCGGGCCGCCCAGGAGCAGGCCCTGCTCGTCGGCGGCGTGGGGTTCTCCTTCGGGGCCGTCGACCAGGAGCTGCTCGGACGCCTGGAGGAGGCCCTGGCGGCGCTGCCCGCCGACCACCCGACCGAGCGGTCGGTGCTGCTCTCCTGGATGTCGATCGCCCTCACCGGGGCCGACGACCAGGAGCGCCAGGCCCCCATCGCGGCCGAGGCCTGGACCCTCGCCGAGGGCGTGGCCGACCGCCCCGACGTGGTCGCCCTGGCCGCCTTCGCCCGGCACCTGGCCCACGCCGGACCCGACGGGCTGGCCGAGCGCCAGCGGGTGCGGCCCGTGCTCCTGGAGGCGACCCGCGACGCGGGGTGGGGCGAGCTGGAGCTGGTCGGCCTGGTCCTCGGCGTGGTCGACCTGCTGGAGGCGGACCGGGTGCCCGAGTCCGAGGCGGCCCTGGAAGCGGTCCGGAGCCGTCTGGCGGCGGGTGACCCCCGGCCGCTGTTCGACGTGTACGTCCACTTCATCGACGCCGCCTTCGCCCTCCTCCGCGGCGACCTGGCCGAGGCCGAGGCCGCCTCCGCCCGCGGCCTCGAGCAGGGGGAGGCGGCCCACGGCGGCAACGCCACCCAGGCGTGGGCCGGCCAGCAGTACATGCTGGCCAACTACCGCAGCCAGCTCGGTGGCCTCATCCCGGTGGTGGAGGCCATGGTCGAGGAGTTCCCGACCATGGCGGTGTGGCGCGTCGCCCTGGCCACCTGCCAGGCCAACGCCGGGCTGCTGGAGGCGGCGAGGGACACCTACCGGCGGACCTACGAGGGCGACGCCCTGCCCCTCCCGCAGAGCTCCACCTGGTACACGACCGTGTGCCAGCTGGCCGAGCTGGCGTGGAACCTCGACGACGCCGACCTGGCGGCCCGGCTGCTGCCGCTCACCGAGCCGGTCGCCGACCGGGTGGCGGTGACGGGCATGGGCGCGGTGTGCATCGGCCACGTGGCCCGCCACCACGGCCTGGTCCTCGCCGTGCTGCGGCGCGACGACGAGGCCGTCGAGCTCCTGGAGCGGGCCCGGCGGCGGGCCGAGGAGTGCGGCTTCGGGCCCTGGCTGGTCCGCACCCAGGTGGAGCTGGCCGCGGTGCGCGAGCGGCGCGGCGGCCCGGGCGACGGGGAGACGGCCGCCGCCCTGCGGGCCGAGGCGCAGGAGGGCGCGGCCCGCCTCGGCGTGCACCCCTCGCTGCTGCCCGACGACCTCCGGGCCTGA
- a CDS encoding MBL fold metallo-hydrolase — MTPPAPLPVAPDVHLVRSLPDGGGPLRVAINSLVIGGEEPVLVDTGAATGRDDWWRQVEGLVAPVDVRWIFLSHDDADHHGNLFEALERCPRATLVASGAIAQRLAAHRRLPLERCRWVNDGESFAAGGRDLVAVRPPAYDAPTTRGLFDVTSGVYWAADCFGLPVPHAVDEVGQLDPDVQVEGSLLWHRLLSPWVVDVDPVRWTAAIGRVAALDPQVLASAHGPLVLRRDVARALDLLGDLPGMPPAPLPGQADLEAEVAALAALAPPTPA; from the coding sequence ATGACCCCGCCCGCCCCCCTCCCCGTCGCCCCCGACGTCCACCTCGTGCGCTCGCTGCCCGACGGCGGCGGCCCCCTCCGGGTCGCCATCAACTCCCTCGTCATCGGGGGTGAGGAGCCGGTCCTCGTCGACACCGGCGCGGCCACCGGGCGCGACGACTGGTGGCGCCAGGTCGAGGGGCTGGTCGCCCCGGTCGACGTGCGCTGGATCTTCCTCAGCCACGACGACGCCGACCACCACGGCAACCTCTTCGAGGCCCTGGAGCGCTGCCCCCGGGCGACGCTCGTCGCCAGCGGGGCCATCGCCCAGCGCCTGGCCGCCCACCGGCGCCTCCCGCTCGAGCGGTGCCGGTGGGTCAACGACGGGGAGTCCTTCGCCGCCGGCGGCCGCGACCTGGTGGCCGTGCGGCCCCCGGCCTACGACGCCCCGACCACCCGGGGGCTGTTCGACGTCACCTCGGGCGTCTACTGGGCGGCGGACTGCTTCGGCCTCCCGGTGCCCCACGCGGTGGACGAGGTCGGCCAGCTCGACCCCGACGTCCAGGTGGAGGGGTCGCTGCTGTGGCACCGCCTGCTCAGCCCCTGGGTCGTCGACGTCGATCCGGTGCGCTGGACGGCGGCCATCGGGCGGGTGGCCGCCCTCGACCCGCAGGTGCTCGCATCGGCCCACGGGCCGCTCGTGCTCCGCCGGGACGTCGCCCGGGCCCTCGACCTGCTGGGTGACCTGCCGGGCATGCCCCCGGCGCCGCTGCCCGGCCAGGCCGACCTCGAGGCCGAGGTCGCCGCCCTGGCCGCCCTGGCGCCCCCCACCCCGGCCTGA
- a CDS encoding rhomboid family intramembrane serine protease: MGLPSPSEPSVPAPPTSDLLRPLVVVGVLVAAMWVVEVIDLVPGTPFDSWGIEPRQVDGLLGIPLAPFLHSGFGHLLANTLSFLVLGAIIASSSIGTFVRVTVIVGLVSGLGTWLLAAPGTVHLGASGLVFGYLTYLLSRGVFARNLLWLAGGALLLLVYGGILWGLLPRPGVSWTGHVFGAVGGVLAAAVLHRRGDAPAPASTP; encoded by the coding sequence GTGGGCCTCCCGTCGCCGTCGGAGCCCTCGGTGCCCGCCCCACCGACCTCCGACCTCCTCCGACCCCTCGTCGTGGTGGGCGTGCTGGTCGCGGCCATGTGGGTCGTCGAGGTCATCGACCTGGTGCCCGGCACCCCCTTCGACTCCTGGGGCATCGAGCCCCGCCAGGTGGACGGCCTCCTCGGGATCCCCCTGGCGCCCTTCCTGCACTCCGGGTTCGGGCACCTGCTCGCCAACACGCTCTCGTTCCTCGTGCTCGGCGCCATCATCGCCAGCAGCAGCATCGGGACCTTCGTGCGGGTCACCGTCATCGTCGGCCTGGTGAGCGGGCTGGGCACCTGGCTCCTCGCCGCCCCCGGCACCGTCCACCTCGGCGCCAGCGGCCTCGTCTTCGGCTACCTCACCTACCTCCTCAGCCGGGGCGTGTTCGCCCGCAACCTGCTGTGGCTGGCCGGTGGGGCCCTCCTGCTCCTCGTCTACGGCGGCATCCTCTGGGGCCTGTTGCCCCGGCCGGGGGTGTCGTGGACGGGCCACGTCTTCGGCGCCGTGGGCGGCGTGCTCGCCGCGGCGGTGCTCCACCGGCGGGGCGACGCGCCCGCCCCTGCGTCGACGCCCTGA